Proteins encoded together in one Corynebacterium liangguodongii window:
- a CDS encoding sigma-70 family RNA polymerase sigma factor, whose translation MATEEDNDLARLARRAAAGEPGALNELVRTIHPRVLRYARARISGGRMPTPEDVAQEICLAVVTSVGSYVDMGKPFMAFVYGIAFNKVADAHRALARDKLTPTEQVPDSADDATATPEEAILEADGSNRVRQLLDVLSDKARDIIILRVFVGLSAEETAQAVGGTAGAVRVAQHRALATLRKALEEGGSDEASLSI comes from the coding sequence GTGGCGACAGAGGAGGACAATGACCTCGCGCGCCTGGCCAGGCGCGCCGCGGCCGGCGAGCCCGGGGCCCTCAACGAGCTCGTGCGCACGATCCATCCCAGGGTGCTGCGCTACGCCCGCGCCAGGATCAGCGGGGGCCGGATGCCGACGCCGGAGGACGTCGCCCAGGAAATCTGCCTCGCCGTGGTGACATCCGTGGGCAGCTACGTCGATATGGGCAAGCCTTTCATGGCCTTCGTCTACGGCATCGCGTTTAACAAGGTGGCCGATGCTCACCGGGCGCTGGCGCGCGACAAGCTCACCCCCACGGAGCAGGTACCGGATTCCGCAGATGACGCCACGGCGACGCCCGAGGAGGCGATCTTAGAGGCGGATGGAAGTAACAGAGTGCGCCAGCTTCTCGATGTACTCAGTGATAAAGCAAGAGACATCATCATCCTGCGTGTGTTCGTGGGATTGTCGGCAGAAGAAACTGCGCAGGCCGTCGGCGGCACCGCTGGCGCGGTGCGCGTCGCGCAGCACCGCGCGCTGGCGACCTTGCGCAAGGCACTAGAGGAAGGGGGGAGCGATGAAGCGTCACTCTCGATCTGA
- a CDS encoding DUF5319 domain-containing protein: protein MMPLDPFKDDPNDPASFIEDDEVVEPLSAEERVSVIRDLAQVREFKEVLRPRGILGIYFECEDCREMHYYDWEIMEQNMLATLNGELPPVHEPSAQPNVEAYVPWDYALGYLDGLDAR from the coding sequence ATGATGCCGCTCGACCCTTTCAAGGACGACCCGAACGACCCGGCATCGTTCATCGAGGACGACGAGGTCGTTGAGCCGCTCAGCGCGGAAGAGCGCGTGAGCGTGATTCGGGACCTCGCGCAGGTGCGCGAGTTCAAGGAGGTCCTGCGCCCCCGCGGCATCCTCGGCATCTACTTCGAGTGCGAGGACTGCCGCGAGATGCACTACTACGACTGGGAGATCATGGAGCAAAACATGCTGGCCACGCTCAACGGCGAGCTGCCTCCAGTGCACGAGCCGAGCGCCCAGCCCAACGTCGAGGCCTACGTGCCCTGGGATTACGCGCTGGGCTACCTCGACGGGCTCGACGCACGCTAG
- a CDS encoding WhiB family transcriptional regulator has product MSQPQQLPGPNADFWDWQLHGACRGAASEVFYHPDGERGRARIQRENRAKAICYNCPVLAQCRDHALRVAEPYGIWGGLSESERHAILRGTGSRTSLPVAAVSAK; this is encoded by the coding sequence ATGTCTCAACCTCAGCAGCTGCCCGGGCCGAACGCGGATTTCTGGGATTGGCAATTGCACGGCGCGTGCCGTGGAGCAGCTTCCGAGGTTTTCTACCACCCCGACGGCGAGCGCGGCCGCGCCCGCATCCAGCGCGAGAACCGCGCGAAGGCGATCTGCTACAACTGCCCGGTCCTCGCGCAGTGCCGCGACCACGCACTGCGCGTCGCGGAGCCCTACGGCATCTGGGGCGGCCTGAGCGAGTCCGAGCGCCACGCCATCCTGCGCGGCACCGGGTCGCGCACCTCGCTGCCGGTCGCGGCGGTATCCGCGAAGTAG
- the groL gene encoding chaperonin GroEL (60 kDa chaperone family; promotes refolding of misfolded polypeptides especially under stressful conditions; forms two stacked rings of heptamers to form a barrel-shaped 14mer; ends can be capped by GroES; misfolded proteins enter the barrel where they are refolded when GroES binds) translates to MAKLIAFDQQAREGIQRGVDTLADAVKVTLGPRGRNVVLAKAFGGPAVTNDGVTIARDIDLEDPFENLGAQLVKSVAVKTNDIAGDGTTTATLLAQALIAEGLRNVAAGANPIELNKGIKAAADKAVEELVNRATEVSSTGEIANVATVSSRDPEVGEMVAGAMEKVGKDGVVTVEESQSIESYVDLTEGISFDKGFLSPYFMTDPDAGQAVLDDARVLLVRGKISSLPDFLPLLEKVATESVPLLIVAEDVEGEPLQTLVVNTIRKSLKVVAVKSPYFGERRAAFMDDLAVVTDATVIDPEVGLNLKDATLEHLGSARRITVTKDDTVIVDGAGTAEAVEERRAQIRREIEATDSTWDKEKMEERLAKLSGGVAVIRVGAATETEVNERKLRVEDAINAARAAVQEGIIAGGGSALVQISRELEAFADQFEGEQRTGVLSVARALTKPAYWIAHNAGLDGAVVVSKVADRPNGEGFNAATLEYGNLIEQGIIDPVKVTHSAVVNAASVARMVLTTEASVVTKPAENDDDHGHGHHHH, encoded by the coding sequence ATGGCAAAACTCATTGCATTTGATCAACAGGCCCGCGAGGGCATCCAGCGCGGCGTGGACACCCTCGCCGACGCGGTCAAGGTCACCCTCGGCCCGCGCGGCCGCAACGTCGTCCTTGCCAAGGCGTTCGGCGGCCCGGCCGTGACCAACGACGGCGTCACCATCGCCCGCGACATCGACCTCGAGGACCCCTTCGAAAACCTCGGCGCTCAGCTGGTGAAGTCCGTCGCGGTGAAGACGAACGACATCGCCGGCGACGGCACCACCACCGCGACGCTGCTCGCCCAGGCGCTCATCGCCGAGGGCCTGCGCAACGTTGCTGCTGGAGCCAACCCGATCGAGCTGAACAAGGGCATTAAGGCGGCCGCGGACAAGGCCGTCGAAGAGCTGGTTAACCGCGCCACCGAGGTCTCGTCCACCGGCGAGATCGCGAACGTCGCCACCGTCTCCTCCCGCGACCCGGAGGTCGGCGAGATGGTCGCCGGCGCGATGGAGAAGGTGGGCAAGGACGGCGTGGTCACCGTCGAGGAATCCCAGTCCATCGAGTCCTACGTCGACCTCACTGAGGGCATCTCCTTTGACAAGGGCTTCCTCTCGCCCTACTTCATGACCGACCCCGACGCGGGCCAGGCCGTGCTTGATGACGCCCGAGTGCTGCTCGTCCGCGGCAAGATCTCCTCCCTGCCCGACTTCCTGCCGCTGCTGGAGAAGGTGGCCACCGAATCGGTGCCGCTGCTCATCGTCGCCGAGGACGTCGAGGGCGAGCCGCTGCAGACGCTGGTGGTCAACACCATCCGCAAGTCGCTGAAGGTCGTTGCCGTGAAGTCGCCGTACTTCGGCGAGCGCCGCGCAGCGTTCATGGATGACCTCGCCGTGGTCACCGACGCCACCGTCATCGACCCGGAGGTCGGCCTTAACCTCAAGGACGCCACCCTGGAACACCTCGGTTCCGCCCGCCGCATCACCGTGACCAAGGACGACACCGTCATCGTCGACGGCGCGGGCACCGCTGAGGCGGTTGAGGAGCGCCGCGCGCAGATCCGCCGCGAGATCGAGGCGACGGATTCCACCTGGGACAAGGAAAAGATGGAAGAGCGCCTGGCCAAGCTCTCCGGCGGCGTGGCGGTCATCCGCGTCGGCGCCGCCACCGAGACCGAGGTCAACGAGCGCAAGCTGCGCGTCGAAGACGCCATCAACGCCGCCCGCGCGGCCGTGCAGGAGGGCATCATCGCCGGCGGCGGTTCGGCCCTGGTGCAGATCTCCCGCGAGCTCGAGGCCTTTGCCGATCAGTTCGAGGGCGAGCAGCGCACCGGCGTGCTCTCTGTCGCACGCGCGCTGACGAAGCCGGCGTACTGGATCGCGCACAACGCCGGGCTCGACGGCGCCGTCGTTGTGTCCAAGGTCGCCGACCGCCCCAACGGCGAGGGCTTTAACGCCGCGACGCTGGAGTACGGCAACCTCATCGAGCAGGGAATCATCGACCCGGTGAAGGTGACCCACTCCGCGGTGGTCAACGCCGCCTCCGTGGCCCGCATGGTGCTTACCACGGAGGCTTCCGTGGTGACGAAGCCTGCGGAAAACGACGACGATCACGGGCACGGCCACCACCACCACTAG